A genomic stretch from Deltaproteobacteria bacterium includes:
- a CDS encoding LysR family transcriptional regulator, whose translation MDLWRLHIFCKVVELRSFSKAANTVYLSQPTVSSHIKDLEDHFECKLIDRLGREVAPTKAGQLLYGYAVKMIALKEDIEKALAEFQGKIKGHLTIGGSTIPGGYILPPLLGRFKQACPEVTVTLIERDTAEIIRDTINGRVELGIVGAKAREAQLAQQKILDDEMFLIVPAGHRWAATGAVAVEDLVAEPFIMREPGSGTRKSIEQVLDKSGHWLGQLNVVAEMGSPEAIRQAIKAGMGISILSEYAVADDLTAGSLRKVGIKGFPFQRAFYLIMHKHRTRSPLCRAFVKFLKQEHGI comes from the coding sequence ATGGATTTATGGAGACTCCACATATTTTGCAAGGTGGTTGAGCTAAGGAGCTTTTCCAAGGCCGCCAACACGGTCTACCTTTCCCAACCCACGGTAAGCAGTCACATCAAGGACCTCGAGGACCATTTCGAATGCAAGCTCATAGACCGCCTGGGAAGGGAGGTTGCTCCCACCAAAGCCGGCCAACTCCTATACGGATATGCGGTAAAAATGATAGCCCTCAAGGAGGATATTGAAAAGGCCCTGGCCGAGTTTCAAGGCAAAATTAAGGGGCATCTCACCATTGGGGGAAGCACGATACCCGGAGGCTATATTCTGCCCCCCTTGTTGGGCAGGTTCAAGCAAGCCTGCCCGGAGGTAACAGTGACCCTCATAGAAAGGGACACTGCCGAAATCATTCGGGACACCATCAATGGGCGCGTGGAACTCGGCATTGTGGGTGCCAAGGCTCGAGAAGCTCAGCTTGCTCAACAGAAAATCCTGGATGATGAGATGTTTCTCATCGTTCCTGCAGGTCACAGGTGGGCAGCCACCGGCGCTGTTGCGGTGGAGGATCTTGTGGCAGAGCCGTTCATCATGCGTGAACCCGGCTCCGGGACTCGCAAATCCATCGAGCAAGTATTAGACAAGTCCGGTCATTGGCTGGGCCAACTAAATGTGGTGGCTGAAATGGGGAGCCCCGAGGCTATCCGTCAGGCCATCAAGGCAGGAATGGGTATTTCTATCCTGTCTGAATACGCTGTTGCCGATGATCTGACCGCAGGAAGTCTGAGAAAGGTTGGAATCAAGGGCTTTCCCTTTCAGAGGGCTTTCTACTTGATTATGCACAAACACCGAACCCGGTCTCCCCTGTGTCGTGCCTTTGTCAAGTTCCTGAAGCAGGAACATGGAATATGA
- the coaD gene encoding pantetheine-phosphate adenylyltransferase yields MHKRKTAIYPGTFDPITNGHCDIIRRGLKLFDRVIVAIATDGSKDPLFTVEERLEMLRETLKDMPNVETDCFDGLLVDYVVKRKANTILRGLRAVSDFEYEFQMALMNRKLNKNVQTVFLMTGLRWIFISSSIIKEAAQFGGETRDMVPDVVRDKLNDKFGKTR; encoded by the coding sequence ATGCACAAGAGAAAAACAGCCATATACCCGGGAACGTTTGACCCCATTACGAATGGACACTGTGACATAATTCGGCGAGGGCTAAAGCTCTTTGATAGAGTCATAGTTGCTATTGCGACAGATGGGAGCAAAGATCCCCTTTTTACGGTCGAAGAACGATTGGAGATGTTAAGAGAGACCTTGAAAGACATGCCCAATGTTGAGACAGATTGCTTTGACGGGCTTCTCGTCGATTATGTAGTCAAAAGGAAAGCTAACACTATCCTGCGGGGCCTTCGAGCTGTCTCGGATTTTGAGTATGAATTCCAGATGGCCCTCATGAATCGCAAACTCAACAAGAATGTGCAAACGGTTTTTCTCATGACAGGCCTAAGGTGGATTTTCATCAGCTCCTCTATCATCAAGGAGGCCGCTCAGTTCGGGGGAGAGACCCGTGACATGGTTCCTGACGTCGTTAGGGATAAGCTAAACGACAAGTTTGGCAAAACCCGCTGA
- the rsmD gene encoding 16S rRNA (guanine(966)-N(2))-methyltransferase RsmD, with amino-acid sequence MRVIAGTLKGRKLHPLRGLRIRPTTDYLRESIFNILAPLAEGAVVLDLFAGTGSLGIEALSRGAASTVFVDNHPQAIKILVRNISTCLLQEQSTILKRDILHGLGFLKATGRAFDLVFVDPPYDKAFVKRTLHLLDDCGCIVQGARVVIEHSLRETLPGNVARLERTNERQHGKSLVSFYEFVL; translated from the coding sequence GTGAGGGTTATAGCCGGTACCTTGAAGGGCAGGAAGCTTCATCCCCTGCGTGGGCTCAGAATCCGCCCTACGACAGATTACCTGAGAGAGTCCATCTTTAACATCCTTGCACCTCTTGCGGAAGGTGCAGTTGTGCTTGACCTGTTTGCCGGCACTGGTAGCCTTGGCATCGAGGCCCTCAGCCGTGGAGCCGCGTCCACCGTGTTTGTTGACAATCATCCTCAGGCCATCAAAATCCTTGTTCGCAACATTTCCACCTGTCTCTTGCAAGAGCAAAGCACCATTCTGAAAAGAGATATTCTCCACGGTCTCGGGTTTCTAAAAGCAACGGGTCGAGCCTTTGACCTGGTATTCGTTGATCCTCCTTATGACAAGGCATTTGTCAAAAGAACCCTTCATCTTTTGGATGATTGTGGATGCATTGTCCAAGGAGCCCGCGTGGTAATTGAACACAGTCTCCGAGAAACACTCCCGGGAAATGTGGCACGTCTCGAGCGGACCAACGAAAGGCAACATGGAAAGAGCCTTGTCTCTTTCTACGAATTCGTGTTATAA